The Aphelocoma coerulescens isolate FSJ_1873_10779 chromosome Z unlocalized genomic scaffold, UR_Acoe_1.0 ChrZ, whole genome shotgun sequence DNA window AAAGGCCCCATGGGTTGCCGCTGCCCCAGTAGAGCCTGGGCAAGCGGTGAGTGCACACAGGCggtggggaggcagggctgggggagggctggggcagaagcgCCGGCACCCGGGGCGTGTGTTCTGTCCCTGCATCCAGGGCCCAGCCCCTGGTTGGGAGTGCCTTGCTCAGGCTCGGTGCTTGCTGGGGCAGCGGTGCAGgccttgcctcctgccagctgccgggggccctctccttcctgctgccacgtccctgtggctcctgccccCCACTGGCTGCCTCCATGCTGGCCCTACTGAACCCCTTCTGTGTGTCCTCTTGCAGACCATGGCTTTATTGTCATTGCTCTTCGTGCTCGtgcaaagcctgatccagtacccccagccagctggggatgggctggatgagGCCACGCACCGGCGAATGCAGGAGCGTGAGGAGCTGCTTGACCGCGAGATGgctcggctgctgcaggagctggagcaagggcccctggagcagcaggacgagggctggggagccctgctctttggtgccctgcagcagtggccattctgggctcttgctggactcctgctcctcttgggcCTGTGGTTTAGCTGCAGGAGGAGTCCTGAAGCCAGCGAAACcaacagcagcggcaaggaccagagctcctgcaagaccttgggagaggagaaggaaaaagaaaaggaagaagacagtTTGGATTCCAAGGGAGATGGAGAAACCATAGATGTGACTGTGGAGGCAGATGACAGCGGCAGtggaaatgaaggagaaggcagtcctgtggctgcaaaTGAAGGAGACGATGATGATGCCAATGAACGAGATGAAGATGTGAAGTTGAAGAAAGACAGTGATGTTAAAAGTGACGATGGCCATGATGCAAAGAAAGATGAAGGCTGGAGTGATGGGAATATGCCAGGATACAATACTGCCGAAGGAAATGAACAAGAACCTGGCAATGTTACTGGAGGTGTGGAAGACCTAGATGAagtaaatgaaggagaaaacaaggatgtgAAGGTGGAGCCAGACAAGGATGCTGGAAAGGAAGACggagatggaaatgaagaaaaaaccgaTGATGCGTATATGAAGGCAGGCAACAGTGATGATGTAAATAAAGGAGTATACGAGGtagatggaaaggaagaaaaagcagatgtgaAGGTGCAGGAAAGCAGTGATGCCAGTGAACAACAAAGCAGTGATTGGATTGGGCAGGAAGACACCAGTGATGGTGGGAAGGCAATAGACCACAGTGGGTTTGCTGCAACTGAGGAAAAAACCACTCACCTTGGAAATGAAGAGACCAGTGTTGCAAACAGAGATGAGAAACAGGGTGATGCAAATGCGAATGGAGAGAAGAATGAAGATGCAAAAGAAGGAGAACAAGGTCATGTGGCTACCAGTGAAAAAGAAGGCTATGCTGGCAAGGGCAAAGGCAGCCGTGGTGGAATTGAAGAAGACGCCCGTGACGCTGGGAATAAGCGAGGGATCCTATTAGTGGATCGCATACAGTGTCCCGTCGAGGACGTGGAGAAAGGTCGCTCAGTGGCAGCTGAGCTGATGGAGAGCTTCACGCGTGTCTTTATTGACAGCGTGAGCAATAGTTTCTATCCGGTGCCTCAAGAAGCCAtcggggtgggcagtgcctttgAGGGTTGGAGTCCCCGTGAGCAGGATGGGGTGTACCGCGTGCTGGTCCCACTGAATCCCCCACCGGGACACGccttccacctggagctgaacagtggagggcagatggcagcaaggaccttctgcgtccgtgtggagctggtgtgcacgtgcgagagggagcagctgggcgagaagctgttgtgcttcctgcaccactcgcaggaggagctgcggcggaagcagaagcccagcctCCTAGAGACACTCTGCACCGGCTCCTACCTGGACGTGGAGAAAACCTCCCACTGGTTCTACCAGCTGGTGAGATGCTCAtggctgcatttgcctcagtCGTACTCATGGCACTTGGTGTTTCAGCCCCGCAGCCGGTCCTGCCAATTCTGGCTGAGCAAAGGCAAGAAGAGCCTGGTGGTGGAGATGTTGTTTGGGGTGCGCCACGGGGACTCCGACATCTTTGCGGTcagccagcccacagaggcCCAGACAGGCGGCTCCAGCATCTTTGTGAGCAGCCAGCCCGCCGACTCCATCGCAAGCACAGCGTGGCCTGAGACGtacgctgtggcagaggcaaaaTTCTTCCAGCACGTCGccaggcaggtgccgtgtgagagcttgcacctgaaatgcctgcagctcttcacctgCATCCTGAGGGGCACAGGTTTTTCCAGCTCGACCTGGAAGACTGTGGTCATGCACGTGCTGACCACCGTACCGCTGTCCCAGTGGCGCAGGAGGGAATTTGCACGGCGGCTGTGGGACATCATGGCATACCTGCGCCGCTGCCTGCAGTTGAAACGCCTGGAGCACTTTGTCCTAGGCAACCAGAGGCTTCCTGCAGAGATCAGCTTGCCGCCGGCAATGCGAGCGGTCGAGCCGCTCAACCTCTTTGAGCACCTGGCCCAAGATCCGGCCGCCCACGCAGAGGCGATGCGAGCTTACGGTCAGCTGCGATTTCGCCTCTGGATGCTGCTCTCCGGCCACTGAGAGGaattccctgcacagagctgtgctgggggggctcacacCCGATGGCAGCCACGTGAGCACTGcataattcttccttttttcactggcaatcctgaagctgctttcctgctcccgTGGATGGAAGATGCTGCGGCACACGGATTCACTGTGCAGACACACATCTCTGCACTGCCCTGCCCTTCACCTTCCAGTTTACCACGGTGCTGTTGTGATGTTCCTACGTCTACGAGGCAGAAACTGGCTCCACCTGCACATCCTTACAGAAGACTACGGACTGAGAGAGGTTGCTTGGCACACCTCAAAGACATGAAACTGGCCTGTTAGGGACTTGATGTAGTTGTTCAGTGACCTGTAGCTCACTTTACCATAGGAGAATAGGTAGTCCAAATTTTTATAATAGGAATTCTTTATTAGCATTGCTTCCAGAGGTCCTTTATTATTATCAGTGTACAACTATTTTGCAAAGTTGGTCTTAGTTTAGGAAATTGAGCTACCCTACTATAGTAGATTGTCTCCTTTTCAGTAATATCTGGATAGCTATGtttggaaaattaataaaaggagagaagtgtCTCAAATTGCCTGAAACGTGACATTCTTTATATTTAAGCCTCTGTATCTTAGAGAACGTCGTTCCTATATACCTGCCTGAAATAATGCCATTTTGCAAACAGAGATGTTGGATATGTTGCGTGTGCTCTCTCTTGAGCAAACCCATAGAGATGCTTGAAGGTTGATGTGAAAATGCCCTGAAATGCCTGAAATTCTACAGCAGAGTACTCCTGAATTTTTTAGGAATCTTTGGAAAAGTGTTCTTTTCACAGTCACTTTTATGACTGTAATACCCTCCTGGGGAACAATTCCGTCCTGAAAGATGAACAGAGAAGTCCCTAACTGCAAAACATGTGGTTTAGTACACAGCTCTTTTTTGGGCTTCTCATAACCAAGGTTTTAACACAAAACTGTGAACACAGAAAGTCATGTTTTCTCTATTCCCAGTTGTCTGTATCCTTTTGGAGAGGCCCTACTGTTCTATGAATATTACGTTTTTCACCAGGCCTAATAGTATTGTATATCAATGAGAGCCACTTCACATGCACAGCTTTGTCCATGGTGACATGCAGCTAAACAAAATGTAATTTACTTCTTGCACTACATTGTAGAGATTGGTAGTAGTCCGGAAGTATTTATTCTCTTTGCCTTCCTACCAATACATCTGGGGTCAACTGGTCAACTTTAAACTCAGCATACCTTAGGAATTGGATAAATTGCTGCAGTCATGCgagaaatacttttctttatcCCAGAAATTTGTTTGAGTTTCTACAATGCCCATGTAAACCTTCACGTGTATTCTCCAACATGAGAAAGGACTTGCTCCTCCCTAAAGGCAAGTGATGCAACCTTTGTTCTTTCCTGTATATGAAAGTTATACAGCCTTTAGTTTCAGAGTCCTTCAAAGTTGTCTGTAACTGTTTTGAAAGTGTCTGAGATGTTCCCTTTCTGCTAATTTAGGCATGGCTTGtcactaaaaaaaatctgtacctAGTCACAAAGGGCATTCTGATTCTGAACCAAGTGGTTCTACATTGCTGCATTGTGACAGCATGCTGGAGTTGAGGAATGGCAACATGGTCACCACACATGTGACTTGATGCTAACAAGTGTAAATATGTTTTATAAATGCAAATACATATGATCAGAACAGAATGAGATTTTTACTTTTGAAGTCTCtttgctgtggctctgctgctggagatttTATAAGTAAGCAATGATCATGCTGTTTTGAGCCAAGTCCACCGAGATACTGTGTGAAATGAATAAAACCCAGTCACTATTCCAGCTTCTATCAGTCAGCAGTGAAATATTAACCCAGAAGGGGAGTTAGCTGGATACTTAGTTAATCACCGGGctggaaaaaagtatttaattttgaggaaaacagcaaatagAGACCATAAACTGAGTGCTGAACGCGTACTCATGAAAGACCATCCCTGTAACTTTGTTACTGTACCTTGTGAGAATGCTGGTTCTGTGTTAGCCAGGCTGCAGAGATGCAGTGATTCAAATCAACAGCTTGCTCTAAGCTTGAGAATCATTGGGAAATGTGCTTTTCACAGTAAATTTTTCCAGTGCAATATCCTTGGTGATAGTAAATATGTCTCGCTGTGAAGGGAAATTTCAATGCGTAAGAATAAAATGCGTTGTTTTATAGACTGAGAACAATTATTAATCTAGCTGAAATTTAATCAACCCTCTGTTAATATTTACTGGTAAAGTTTTATTAGATCATATTACAGTTATAATCTTATCAGTGGCCATGCTCAGAGTCTTATTTCCAAGCTGTTTTCAATAGTAGGTACCAAACGTGATTCTTCACCACTTTGCAGCTTGTGTTGTCATTTGCACCAGTAAGAAAGGAGTGTGCAGTGTTGTCATTTCAATCTGGAATATTCTACAGATGTTTTCCTTACGAAGCAGTGAAAGAAATGATTGTACAAGGCATCAGGCAGGGTTCATTCCCACTTGGGCATTTCAGTCATGAGGCAGCATTTTCCCTCACTGTTGTAGCTGTtctaggtgggtttttttttactgagaaaTTCTAGAACTGTTAAACAACAGATGACAAATGTCCATTTGGGATGGTCTCTTcagagatcattcctttcaAATAAGGAAACTGGAAGTAGACGGCAGTCTCAGTCATCGTCCTTCATGTATGTGGAGAAGAATCAAATCCACATATTTTTGCAATTGACACTCTTGCAGAGGCCCATGCTTTGCATGGCTTTAAGTGCTGAAAGTGCTTTAGAGCATTTGCACAAGCATGTAATTTATCCTTAGATCAAATTCCTGtgactgcagaggagaaggaatttttcctcatattcTGTATGCTAGTTACTTGTGTTCTGCAGGTGAGGACTGAGGTTTTTATAGTACCATGTTAACCATAAGCTGCTTCCAAAGTGGTCTTGCTGGCAATTAATAAACATCTTTTAAAGTGTTACTGGTTTAGAAAACAAATCCTGACATCTTTGCCTTCACGAAAGGTATGTGGGAAAGGACAGTGCTGGTGTATAGTAATGTAATGCTCAGCATCAGATAAAATTTTTCAGTGTGAAGCAAGATTTTTTCCCAAAGTACTGCCAAATAAATCTCACCTAGGGGAATAGGAGCTGCAATGCATGACAATTTGTTTTCAGATTGTACCATAACAACATCCTGCACTGAGCCAGACAAAAGTACACAAACTTAAGTAGAAGTGACTGAGCCAAAAAATAATTGTCATAATTATATACCAGGTAGTCAGAttaataatgataaaatatttttctcccatgGTTCTGTTCATTAGCCAGGACTAGAACTTAATCTTTTCTTGCCTGTCACTTGGTTTGTGTAAGACCTTGGAGAAAAatgtttgggtggggtttttttccctttatttaattcaggacttttttctccaaaacactGGCCCAAATTTTCATCATGATCAGGATATGCCAATAACTTGTGCGGTAAGTCTGGGTTTTCTAGCAGGAATGTTACATTGtccatccagtgccaggaaGGTGGAAATACCCTTAATTTTATCTTCCCGTTAAATACAGGATTTGCCTTTCTGTCTGAAGATTTCCAAATAGTTTAGCTTGGAGAGTTTGCTTGTGGAAGAACTGATtcacatgtttattttcttttccccaaagtaATGACTACCCAACAAGACTTAAATATTCTTGTGCTCTTTTCTATATGTTGTTTGTGTCCTCGTCCAGAATTACGTCCACAGAGTATTCATTAGGCAAAATGctacagaatttttattttacagcttttttagcttttttgcaACAGTATAGGTTCTTTCATTAGTTTcatagagctttttttttttttcttaattacctACAGTCCTACATGCAGTTCTGGGGCACCCagttcaagaaagacatggaccttgGAAGGAAGAGCCCTgaaaatgatcagagggctgtaaCACCTTCcgtatgaagacaggctgagaggtttggggttgttcagcctggagaaaagaaagctctgaggagaccttaTTGCAACTTTTCAATATATAAAAGGGGCTTGtgaaaaagatgtaaaaaaggaaaaaaggactttttaacCAAAGCCtttagggacaggacaaggggcaatagTTTTGAACTAAAAGAGAGTGGATAGAAACTGgatagaagaaagacattttttatgaTGAGAATGGTGAGAAACTGGTacaggttgcccggagaagttgcagatgccccatccctggaagcgttcaaggctGTGTTAGGTGGGACTTTGAGCGAGCTGGTCCAGTGAAAGATGTTCCTCCTCATAGTGAGGGAgttgaactggatgatcttaaaATGTTCCTACCCACTGTTTCCTGCTCCTAATTATTCTTGGCTGGCATTGACCTTCTTCGCTGCTTTATATCTGGAGCACCAAATACGGTGAGGTATTGATCCTTGATCATGTGTATCCATGAGTATGGTGATATAAACAGAATTCGTTTTCTTGGGATGAAGGAAAGATATAGCACACATCTTGCAAAGATATGTCTTTCTTGGTTTCTAATTTCTGTTGAATTTCTCATTCCTTTATGCCTTACAGATAATTTGTTAAGAAAATTttatgtagaaaaatattttgtgcaaGTAAATATTGCCCAATTTGGAAGtaagaaaaaccccagagaacCCGAAGTTAACAGGAATTGTATTATGACTCTGGAAAGACATGCTCCAAGACTGCACTCATTTCCCTGGTACACTCCATGCTGGttgcatgtatttataaaagACACTGATGAGTCATATATAAACATTTTGATTATAAAGATTTTCTTCGTTTTCCCACAGACTTGCTGCTTTCAAACAGCTGCATCCCATTCCTGGGCTCAACAGAGGGGCTTGATTTTCGAACCTTGCTGCCGGATGAGGAGAGGGGCCGGCTACTAGTCGGGGCAAAGGACCACATCTTCCTGCTCAACTTGGTTGAtgtaaacaaaaatgtaaaaaaggtCAGTGCCTTTTCCACGGAGTTTATCTCCTAAGTTAAATTTTGttaaattctttttgtttggttggttttgtgttttttttctttctttcttctctgggtAACTGCAGATTCGTTGTGCAATGAAATTTACCAAGATTTGATCATCTCACCTGCCGTAGTTATACAGATTATCTTTAATCAATTGAGTTTCTTGTGCTGATTGATGTCCTTTGTGACTGATGACCTGCAAGAGATCAGCTGTGTGGAAGAGCCCTGCAGTGCATGAAAATAGCATCAAAATATCAGCAGACAGGAAAAATGCAGCTCAGAGTGTTCACTTCTCAATTCCTCTGGTCATGGTTACCCTCCTCATTTCAAAGCATTTGGAAGGAAATAACTGAAGACAGCTCTTTCATTGCTTCCTGGCATCCCTGGGATTACTTTACTCTAATActgaacagagcagaggcaatttGGATGGTTTAAATCATAGTAAAATATAAGTGgcaattttaacattttggtTAATATCTAGAATGACTAGTTTTAGGAAAAGCTTCCACTGGGATCTGCTGTAGTCCCTTGCCTGTGCCCGGTGACAGTGTGTTAACTTGAGATAATAAGATGACAATTTAGCCTTCTATATTTCTAGCAGACATGGTGAACTGGAGCTTTTGTAAGCACAGTTGACTGCTATGAGTGGAAACCAGATGCTTGCAACAGGAACACATGAAAACTGGTTTCCTGCTTGTCCCAGAtaggaagaaaatctgaattCTCAGCTCTGTTTGGTATTTTCTTTAGGCACCAGAGGGTGGTTTTAAATTACTACgtactgctgccagctctgaagAGGTAACTGACCCTGAATTAATGTGattgcaggcaggagctgaacaGGTGGAACAAGAGACTATTTTGCCCTCACGTTTGAGAGCAACGCTTGCTGTCAT harbors:
- the LOC138102972 gene encoding uncharacterized protein; translated protein: MALLSLLFVLVQSLIQYPQPAGDGLDEATHRRMQEREELLDREMARLLQELEQGPLEQQDEGWGALLFGALQQWPFWALAGLLLLLGLWFSCRRSPEASETNSSGKDQSSCKTLGEEKEKEKEEDSLDSKGDGETIDVTVEADDSGSGNEGEGSPVAANEGDDDDANERDEDVKLKKDSDVKSDDGHDAKKDEGWSDGNMPGYNTAEGNEQEPGNVTGGVEDLDEVNEGENKDVKVEPDKDAGKEDGDGNEEKTDDAYMKAGNSDDVNKGVYEVDGKEEKADVKVQESSDASEQQSSDWIGQEDTSDGGKAIDHSGFAATEEKTTHLGNEETSVANRDEKQGDANANGEKNEDAKEGEQGHVATSEKEGYAGKGKGSRGGIEEDARDAGNKRGILLVDRIQCPVEDVEKGRSVAAELMESFTRVFIDSVSNSFYPVPQEAIGVGSAFEGWSPREQDGVYRVLVPLNPPPGHAFHLELNSGGQMAARTFCVRVELEELRRKQKPSLLETLCTGSYLDVEKTSHWFYQLVRCSWLHLPQSYSWHLVFQPRSRSCQFWLSKGKKSLVVEMLFGVRHGDSDIFAVSQPTEAQTGGSSIFVSSQPADSIASTAWPETYAVAEAKFFQHVARQVPCESLHLKCLQLFTCILRGTGFSSSTWKTVVMHVLTTVPLSQWRRREFARRLWDIMAYLRRCLQLKRLEHFVLGNQRLPAEISLPPAMRAVEPLNLFEHLAQDPAAHAEAMRAYGQLRFRLWMLLSGH